Genomic DNA from Candidatus Omnitrophota bacterium:
CCGCATATTTTTCAGAAGGATCCAGATAAAATGCGGGAACGCCAGGAACGTGTACAGAATGCTCAACCGCTTGCCGCGCTTCCCATAATACAGGGAACGGAGGAGATGCACAGCTCCAATATCATGCCTTTGCCGGAAAAAATCATAGCCGTTGCCGGACGTGAGAACGTCCACGCCGTAACCCAGCGCCATGAGTTCCCGCATGACCGCGTAACAGCGGGTCGAATTCCCCATCCCCAGTCCATTGACGATAAACAATAACCGTTGACGCGTTTTCATGATGGCCCTTTATTTTCGCTCCCGGGACCCGGGACCGCTTTCATCACCCATGAAAAAGGAGGGACGATCTGTCTGGCCTTCAGCGTCATTCCGGCCCGCCGGGTCTCCGCCGCCATTCCGTCGAATGAAAAAAGCCGGACGTCGATCTGATGCCGCCGGTGATAATACTGATAGGCCCTTCCGGGCCAAGACCGGCACGGCAGGACAGCGACAAACGCCCCTTCTCTTTTTAACATAGCGGCGGCGTTATTCAAAACCTTTTCGGGAGAATCGACAAATTCCAGGGCGCCCGCGCACACGATCAGGTCGAAACGTTCCTCAAGCCGGAAATCCTGAATGTCCCCCACGATCCTGCGGCAGGCCGGGATCGCGCAACGGTCAAGCATCCGGGCCGACACGTCGACACAGGTCAAACTCCGGCAGCCCTGCTCCGATAACCGGCGGCTGTAATAGCCGGTCCCGGCGCCGAGTTCAAGAACATCTCCCAGCGGCCCCTCCCCGGCCATGCGGCGGACCGCCTGGAATTCGCGGTCCCGGAGCCAGCGCCAATGCCAGCCCGCCGAGCGCTCCTCATATCCGGCCGCGGCACGGTCAAAGTAAGCTTTGACGTTATCCATCACGCAAGATCCCCGGCTCGGGAAAATCGCACACAAAGGCGCAGAAGCTGAGCTCGCGGGCGCGGTAGAAACTCAACCGGTGTTTCGTCCGCGGCCGGAAAACTTCCTCCATCGTTTTTTCCGGATGATACCGAGGGACATAGCCGTTAGACCGGTATCCATACAGCGCGTAGACATAAACCCGGTGAAGGACCTGCCGGAGGGAAAAACGCCTCTCCGAAAACGAGTGAAAGAAACAGCCGCAGTCAATTCCGCTGATGACGCCTTTGATCTCATCCACCGTCAGCCAATCCAAAAACCCCAGGGAAAAGCACAGGTCCGCCGACAGGGGGCCGAGATCCCGGAGGTCCCTCCGGAGAAACCGCGCCCTGGAAGAAAACCCGAGGCGGTCACAGTTCCCGCGGGCCTCACGGAGCGCCGCTTCCGAGACATCGATCCCGATATATTCCCTGGCCCCGGCCTCCATGACGGCGGGCAACAGCCGCGCCGTCCCGCACCCGAGCTCCAGGACAACCTTGTCCTTCGCGGCTGTTCTTAAGACCCGGCCCGCCGTTTCCATCCGTTCTTTGAGCGGCCTGTTAACGTCCGGAAACAGGCCTTTGCGGCGCGGAGAATATCTGCCGGCTTCCCATGCGAGGATCTTGCAGTCCCAGAAATCCCTGATATCGGCCGGGCCGCGTCCCATCAAAGGTTAACCGCTTTCTTGAAAATCTTGCTGGAGTCTTCCTGGAGATCGATCCTGCCGTATCCGCCATTCTGGAAAGTGACCGAACGGATATCGCGGATTTGCCTGCCCGGGATACTGATCGCGACCCCGTAGGGGGATTCCACGTACAGGTTCCCGAGGAACTGCACTTCGTTGATCTTGCCATACTTCTTATGCGCCTCCCATTCGGCGCCGTCCGGAACGGTGGAATAAAAATGGTCTTTGAGCACCTCGATGGTCTGCCGGGATCCGTCTTTGTAATGGATCACCACAACCGGGTCCTTAATGAAATACGGGGAATTGACCCCATAGTGCGACTGCCTCAGGTCCCGGCCCACGATCTCCGTGTATCCGATCAAATCACCATTGGCGTCCCGGAGCAAAAATAATTTCTGCAGGTATCTGATGTTTTTCGCCGCGGCCGGGATCTCGACGACCGCGTCCAGGTAAAGGTAATCCTCCGCCTTGCGGTATCTCAGCAGCTTGGCGGCTCTTCTCTGGAGTTCCCGCTCTTCTTGAGTCAGGGTGCTGTATTCATGGATTTGCCGGTAAATATACGGCCCCTTGTACTCGACCAGATAAAAAGGCCCGCTGCGCAAGACATTGATAACGCCCCCCTCAATCGTCTTGGGGTTAAAAAACGGGAGGTCGTCCGCGAAGATCAGCAGATATCCGTGGCTGGGATCGGCCTTGGAGAATCCCTCCCCCTCCTGCCTTTGGTTCTTGTATAACAACTGGTAATGGGCATTGGAGGGCAAATGAAGAAACGTGTCAAACGGCCAGTGGTGGACGCCGAAGAAATAATAAAAATTGTTTTCATATATGTCCGGGGGGATATCCAGAGACAGGAGCAGGTCGGTGACCAATTTTGTGTGCTGATAGGAATTATACGCCACCGCGTACCTGAAATAGTGCCTCCTGGCCTTCTCCGGCCGCATTTCGTCCATATTCACGACAGCGGCGGCGGAGATAACGGCAACAAAAAGCATCAGGGCCGCCCTGCGGCAGGATAACCGGCGGATGATCAGGAATATTGAAACGGCCAGCAGTACCTCGAAGGCGGGATGAGACAACTGAAAGTGCCTGGCGTTCATCTGGGACGGCAGGGCGACCACCGGCAAAAACACCAGCCCGGTCAAAACGGCGACTTTGGGAAGCCAGACCTTTTTCAACCCGTCGCCGTCGCGCCAAAGACACCACATCCCCCACGCGACAATCACCGCCGAAAGAATCCCCGGATAAAACTTGATCCCCAGGACCTCTATCACGGGGTGCCGGATGTTATAAAAAACGTAAGTCGCGAAATTGGGCCAATATCCCTCGAGCCAGCTTTTGTTCAAAAGGTCGCCGGTCAATGTCCCCGCATTGCCCAATATTGTCTTTGTGTTCATCCAATCGTTCTTGATTTCGTTGAGAAAATAGTAACCGAACACCAGAACAACCGCCAGGCCGAACGCCTTGAGGGCGGCTTTGATCTCTTTCCTGTTGAAAATTCCCAGCAGGATCATATAAACGGGAATCAAAATCAGCATCGAAAAATGAAAACTGATCCCCAGGCAAACCCCCAGGGCGGCCATCAAAAGGAAAATCTTCTTCCCCGTTGAAACATAAAGATCATAGCAATAGAAGACCATGACGCTCGCCGGGATGATGAGACTCGCGTGCCAGCCGGTAAAACTGTAAAACACGTAGTTCTGGGAAGAAAGCATGGTCAGGAGCGACAGGTAAGCGACGGTCCGGTTAAAATGCCTCTTCGCCAGATAGAAAACGACGCCGGCCGCGCAAAGGAAGGAAAACTGCAGCAGGATATGGATCCCGCGGGGGGAACCGAACACAAAAGTAAAGGCCGAGTATAACAACGTCAGGGCCGGGCCGAAAATATAGCCGCCCTGGGTGGCCTCCGGGCCGTAAGGGCTCAACCCCCGCCCCAGAAGAAGCCGGCAGGCCCGGGCATAATCCCGCTCCTGAAACCCCATCCAGCCGAAGTGGTCGCTGAAAAAATCAAAACCATGAAAGGCGGCCACGAACAGGATGGCCGCGACCAGGAAAGAATCCCTGTACCGAACAACACCGTTGACAATTTTCTTCAGCATGAGCGCGGACTTTCCATGATCGGGGAAAGCGGCACGTTTCCCCAGAACTTTTTATCCCAAAAACAACCGCCCCTCCCCGGGAGATTCCCAAGGATTGGACGGGAAACGGCAGATCGGTTAACCGGTTTGGTTGTATGATTCCCGATGGGACGAAGGGCATCCAAACAAGCCGTGCGGCAAGATCATGAAAGTATTATAGCGGGTTTATGGGAAGTGTGAAGAAGGAATTCGATAGACGCGGCGGGCGAGGGGAAAACGGGCATGGCCCATGCTTTAACGGTTCAGAGACAAAGGGGATGCAACCATCCTTGCGCGCGGCAGATCTTATCCGCCGGCCTGGCGCGAATCTTCCAGAAACTCCCAGCGCGTAAAAGTCTTTAAAAGCTCATCCTCGATCTGCTCAAGCCGGGCCTTGGCCTGGGTGATCTCGGCCGGGGGCTTCTTGAAAAATGCCGGGTCCGTCATCTGCTGATAAAGCTCATCCTGTTCGGCTTCAAGCTTCTCAATTTGGGCCGGAAGCGCGGCGAGCTCCTGCTCTTCTTTATAGGAAAGTTTGCGGGGCCTGGGTTTCGCCGGCCTCGGGGCCTCTTCCTCTTTATTGATGTCGGGCCGCGGGTTCGCTTCCTTGGCCTTCGGCTTGCGCTGGCTTAACCAGTCGTCGTAACCGCCGGGATATTCATTGACCTCGCCGTCACCTTCCAGGACGATGGTGCTGGTGACCACATTGTTCAAAAAGGCGCGGTCATGGCTGACCAGCAGGATGGTCCCGGGATACTCCGACAGCAATTCTTCGAGCAGTTCCAGGGTCTCGACGTCCAGGTCATTGGTCGGCTCATCCATGACCAGCACGTTGGACGGCTTGGTGAACAGCCGGGCCAGCAATAGACGGTTGCGCTCCCCGCCGGAAAGGACCTTCACCGGGGTCCGGACCCGGTCCGGCGAAAAAAGGAAATCCTGCATATAGCCGATGATGTGCCTCGGCTTGCCGTTGATCATGAGCGTGTCGCTGTTCCCGCAGATATTTTCAGCCACGGTCTTTTCTTCGTCCAGCTGTTCTCTCAGTTGATCGTAATAGGCGATCTCCAGATTGGTCCCCAGCCGCACCTTGCCCTGAAGCGGTTCCATCTTTCCCAGCAGCAGGCGTAAAAGGGTTGTCTTCCCCGATCCGTTGGGGCCGATCAGCCCGATCTTGTCGCCGCGCATGACGTTCGTCGAGAAATTCTTGAAAAGGCATTTGTCATCATACCAGTATCCCAGGTTCGCGGCCTTGATCACGCTGTGCCCGGAGCGCTCCGCCTCCTGGGCCTGCATGTTGACTTTCCCGACGGCCTGGCGCTGGGCCTTCTTCACTTCGCGCATCCGCTCGAGCGCCTTGACCCGGCCTTCATTGCGCACCCGGCGGGCCTTGACGCCCTGGCGGATCCATACCTCTTCCTGGGCCAGTTTTTTCTCAAACTCGGCCCGCTGGACGTCCTCATTCTCCAGCGCCATCTGTTTGCGCTGCAGGAAGGTGTCGTAATCGCAATCCCAGCTGAAAATCCTCCCGCGGTCAAGCTCCACGATCCGCGTGGCCAGGTGGCGCATGAACATGCGGTCATGGGTGACGAACAGCAATGTCCCGGAATATTTTTTCAGGAACTCTTCCAGCCAGTTGATGGAATCGATGTCCAGGTGATTGGTGGGCTCGTCCAGAAGAAGGATGTCCGGCTCGATCACCAGGGCCCTGGCCAGCAGGGCGCGCCGCTTCTGCCCGCCGGACAGTTTTTCAAAATCCGCTTCCGGGTCGAGCTTCATGTGCGAGAGCACGGATTCCACCTGGTTATTGATGTCCCAGCTTTCGGTGCGGTCCAGTTCGGCCTGGACCCGGTCCAGCCGGCGCATCAACTCAGGCGTGTGCTCCGTATGAAGGCGGTGGCTGATGTGATGATATTCCTTGAGGACCTCTCCTCTCTTGCCCAGCCCCGACGCGACAATGTCGAACAGGTTCCCCTGGACATCGGCGGGGATCTCCTGCGGCAGGTGCGTGACTTCCAGCCCCTGCTGGCGCACGATCTGCCCCTCATCCGCGCCGAAATGGCCGGCGATGACCCTCATCAAGGTCGTTTTGCCGGCGCCGTTGCGGCCCAGCAGGGCCACGCGCTCGCCGGGCTCCAGTTGCAGGCTCAACTTGTCAAAAATGAGCGGCCCGCCGAAGGCGATCGAAATGTCCTGTAAACTGATCAGCGCCATAGATAATCAATTGGGTGACTGGTTTTGAATGGTTGGACCCTTTGCGAAAGCCAGTAGTATACACGCCGGCGTGGAATACGCAAAGGTTAATCGGGATGGCAAAAAAATTACCCACACCAATGTTCATCACATCGACATGGGTAATTTTTATCTCTTTGGAAAACTTCGAGAATGCCGCTTTTATTGACCGCTGTCCTTGCGCTTCAAAAAGCATTCCTTGCAATAGATCGGCCGGTCGCCCCTGGGCTTGAAAGGGACTTCGCACTCTTTTTTGCAATCTGAACAGACCGCTTTGTGCATTTCCTTGGGCTGTCTGTCATATCCGCCTTGAAACCCCATGATGTCCCTCTTTCTGATACCTTTTGCGGTATCTGTTAACGGACTGCTGTTTGGTGAAAAACGATTAAAACACCCAGAGGTATTATACCGGGTTTCCGCGGGGTGGGAAGGATAAAATCGAACACAAGCGGGCGTCTCCTGCCGGCTGTTTTTTTCTTCCCAGGGGGAAATTTTGATTTCAAAATGGCGCCCCGGATCGCCTTGGGGGTCTTTCTTTATTTGGTAAAAATACTCGCGATTATACTGAAATTAATATATATTTATAGTGTCTATGCGCACCTCCCCCAAAGCCCAGGTCAGCCTGGAATACATGGTTATCCTGACCCTCATCGTGGCCGGGATCATCACCGGCGGGCCTTACGTCATCCGCTCCATCAACGCCCGGTTCCATTTCATCGACGACCAGGTCCAGGATTCCCTCAGAGAAGAAATCAAGCAATCCTCCGAAACCAATTTCCCTCTGCCCACTTGCGAATGCCAGGACTTCGTGGCCGGGGCATGCGGCGACACAGCAAGCGCGGGCAATTGTCCCGGAGGGACCCCTGAGAAGCCCTGCTGCGGCGATTATCAGAGATTCAAGAAAAAACCATGCTTTCCCGTTGGCTGTGAGCTTGTGATGCCCATGGGAATAATCGAAGTGTGCGAGAATGACTCAACCTGTTGCACAGAATACCTGCCCAACGGCTGCGGGAGCACCGATCCCCCCTGCGATGCGGCCATCCCGTGCTGTCGAAACCAGGCGATCAAAACCCGAACTTGCGATTTTGGGAATGTCACAGAATCGATATGCGCGGCGCCGAATGCCGATCCCCTCTGCAATTTTAGCTGTACCGGTGTCGTGCCAAATCACACTGAAGTTTGTCCTGACGACCTGCTTCAGTTGGATGATGATACGGAGTATTCCGTTGCTACAGGGTTGGAGTGTACGACCTATTCGACCCCGGGAGGACCCTATACCTGGACACCGCCGGCGCACAAAATCTGGAAAATGGTCATCAGGGTCTGGGGAGGCGGGGGGGGAGGCGGGGGCAGACAGTCTAATCGTGCCGCTAATAATCGACAAGGCAGCGGCGGAGGCGGAGGCGGATATGCTCAAGCGGATTTCCTTTATAACGAAAACGCGACGTATTTGATAGATGTGGGTGGCGGCGGCGCTGCTTTGGCTAATGGCGTTCTCTCAAGAGTCACGCACAGGGTAGGAGCGACAGATACTGTTATCATTAGGGGCAGTCCAGGCAGCGCCGGCCAGCACGGCACTGACGTTGCCGGCGGGGCCGGCGGAGGGACATCGGTTAATACGACCGGCGGATATACGAGCGGGACAGACAGCATCCAAGTCGCCGGACAAAGAGGGGCCAGATCGGGCACCAATGCGTTAATGACTGGCGGCAAGGGCGGCGACTCAGGAAATCCCCAGACCGGCGGCGGCGCCGGCGGCTCGTCCTGTCCTACCTGCCCGCCTGATGCAACCCCCAACATCCTTGGCTCTCCCGGCTCAACACCGGGCGCCGGCGGGGGCGGTGGCGGCAGAGGCGCCCTGTTGCTTCCCCCGCCTAATCCCATCATCAATAATCTAACCGGCGGCGCCGGCGCTGATGGGATGGTCCAGATCTGCACCGGCGGCAGCGGCAGTGCAGACTGCTCGGCCCCGCCCGAAAACCCGCCTAAATGCGAGCTCTATTGTGAACCGGGGTATTTCCCGAATCCGATCAGCAGAACTTGCGCGATCCCCTTAGAAGTCACCTTCACAACGGCTGCGGATCCTTGCCCTGGAGCAGAATCAAGTTGCACACAGGATGATAGTGCCATAACAAGTGCGCAATTGTGCAATCCCGGCGAAATTGTGACATTTGCGCCTTTGATAGGGGCTGGATGCACCACCGGGGTTGAGCAACCGTGTATGGCCATCCTCTGGTGATTGACTCCCTGCAATAAAGGTTACCCTCACCAAACTTTATAAAATGCGAATAAGCAACAGCCCACCTGATCTTTATTCCGGGATCGACCATCTGTCGTTTGACACAAGGCCTTTCAGCCCTGCCCCGGATGATATCGAACAGATATGCCGCTTCTTCTCCCTTGGAAAACTCCGGCATTATGCGGTTGAAAAAGGCATTACCGTATCCCACTCCAATTTCTTTGTCTTTGCCGCAACGACCCGCGGACAATACGCGCTTAAATTTTACCCGGTGGATGCAGCCAAATCAATCGCTATTGAACACGCGGTCAACCGTTTTCTGATCGGCCATCATTTCCCGACCCCCGCCATGCACGCCGGCCAAAAAGGACAGCCCTTTCTGGCCAGCCATAACCGGCTCGCCGCCTGCTATTCTTATATTGAGGGCGTTCCGTCATGGGAGCGCATCAAAGAACCCAAAACCATTCACCAGATCAATTCTGCGATGTTCTCTTTAAAGAATATTTTATCTGCCGCTCCCGGGAGACTTCCTTTCCTTAAAAACATCAGCCTTGCGGCAAGGATCCGCGCATTGGCCCAAGCATCCCGCGCCATGGCTCCCTATGGCCACAAACGGCTGATTGACGCATCTCTGAAGGACGCTTGCCAATCATATCAACGGCACCAACCGTTGTTCACCCGCCAACGGCTCCATAATAACGCTGGCTTAACCAATTTTCTCATCTCGAACGGAACCGTCTACACTCTTGACCTATCCCACATCCGGGAGGATTACACCCCTTCCGATCTGGCAAGCCTGGTCGTTTCCTGTCTATTCTTCCAAATACCCCAAAATACGATTAAAATGATTGTTAAAGGCTACTTTGAGCAGTACAAAATAGGGCCGGACTATGCCCCAACCCTCAACACCCTTATTCAGATCGAGCTGATTAGAGAATACTTAAAGAATGTCCGGCGTAAAAAATCCGCCGACTTCTCCACCTGTCCGGTGGATTTTGCGCGCACTTACAAACTCCACCTTGCAACCCGTAAAAAAATTATTGCCGCCGTATTGAGAAGAATGAAGAACACCCCGGGGCTTATAAAATAATTATTTTATGGAACAGATAAAATACAACGATACTGGCGCTAATCCGGCATTGAGGAAATTCAACCCGTCCCGAACGGATATCGAACGCATCTGCCGCTTCTTTTCCATTGGGGAGCTCAAATATTTTGAAAAGGAAAAAGATGTTGCCTTTTCCCACGAGAATCCTTTCATCTATGTCCAAACGACACACGGGGTATACGCGCTTAAATGTTATCCTGCGGGTACGGCCAAAGCTATCACTGTTGAAAATGCCGTCAGTCGCTTCTTGATCCATCATGATTTTCCAACGCCTGTCATGTACATCGGCCATGACGGTCACCCGTTCTTGACCAGTATGGGGCGGCTTGTCACCTGTTTTTCTTATATCAAAGGTGTCCCGGCGTGGCAACGGATTAACCATCGAAGCACCATCAGCCAAATTAATGCCACCATGCTATCGCTAAAAAACATCTTATCTTTGGCCGGCGGACGCATCCCTTTAGTCAAAGAAAAGAACTTGGCTACAACTATCCTTGCCCTGATTCAAAATTTTAAAGCGCTGGGACCCTATCCGAAAGGGATGATTGGGGCATCTCTGCTGGAAGCATATCGGACATATCATAATCACCAACCGCTATTCATCCGCCAATGGATTCATAATGACGCCAATTTCTCCAATTTCCTCTTTTACAAAGAAACCCTCTATACCCTCGACCTATTCCACGTTAGAGAGGATTACGCTCTTTCCGACCTGGCATGCATGGTCTTCTCTTGCCTATTTCTTGACAACCCTGCTGCAACAGTAAAATCAATGGTAAATGACTATTTCGCCAAGCATAAAATTAGCTTGAACCATTTCTTAGTCCTTGACACCCTTATTAAAATTAAAATGATCAAACATTGTTTATGGAATATCCAACTTGGTCAACCCGTTGGCTTGGCTACAGAATCTATTACTGCCCTTTTAAAAAAAACAAACAATATTTCAAGGTCCCTGTCCCGAGACATAAAGTGAATCTACACTCAATGCGAATCAACCGCGGCTACACCGATTTTCTTGCTGGTATCAAGAAAATATCGTTTGATAAGAACGAGTTCCGCCCTTTCCAAGATGACATCCAACGCGCCTGCCACTTCTTCTCAATTGGAAAACTCCGGTATTATAAAAAAGAGGGGGGGGGCGACTTCATTCATACCAACCCACTGATCTTTGTCGTAACTTCGCAGGGAAAGCATACGCTTAAATTTTATCCACTGGATGCGGCCAAACAAATCGTCATTGAATCCGCCGTAAACCGCTACTTGATTAATCAGCGTTTCCCAACGCCGGCCATGCACATGGGGCATGACGGCCAGCCCTTTTGGGCCAGCAATGGCCGTCTCGCCGCCTGCTACTCTTATGTTGACGGCTTTCCGGTATGGGAGCGAATCGGGCAACGAAACGTTGTCCGTAAAATCAATACCGCTTTACTCTCTTTAAAAAATTTTCTATCGAGAGCGGAACACATCCCCTTCAAGAAAGAAGAAAACTTAACGACACTTATAAAAAAACTAGCCAACTCATCCTGTGCCTTAGCCCCATATGACCAAAAAGAAATGATTGACGCGTTTCTACTATGCGCAGGCCAAACATACCAGTATCATGGGCTGTTATTTACCCGCCAACGCCTTCACAATGATGCCAATCTCACCAATTTCCTCGTGCACAAGAAAACGATCTATGCCCTTGATCTGTCCCACGTCCGAGAAGATTACGCCCTTGCCGACCTCGCAAGCCTGGTGTTGTCCTGCATATATTTTGGCGCTCCCCTCACAATGGTGAAGATCGCAGCCAAAGACTATTTCACCCAGCATAAAATCGCTCATAAGTTTTCCCCGGTTCTTAATACCTTGGTTAGAATTGGGCTTATTGATAATTATATAGGAAAGATCGAGCGTGAAAAGTCTATGGACCTTCCCGCATATCCGCCAGATCTTCGGCGCACCCACATATCCCAGCTCTTGGCCCGCAAAAAAATTATTATCGCCGTATTGAAGAAGATGCGCGATAACCCAAGATTCCTTGTTTAAATATTTTAGAAACCGGTAAAGCCGTAGGATTTGATTGTAACGAAAAGCGGGGGGAGACAGGGATGGGCCAAGAGGCTTATGCTATCTTTCTTTCATTTTTTCCAACCAAAGGCCAAGGACAATTTGCCGTAATGTTTGATCATCGGTCCCGCGGCCGTTATCAACCGATACAGGATTGGGCCAAGCCCTCTCCCCATACATTTTAATCAAAATATGCCGTATTGATGTGGGGACCTGCACCTCGCTCCTGGCGCCTCGATCTGGGATCGCCTTAGCAACTCCCAATGTACGCAACAGCTTTTTATCTTCCTTCATGGCCGCAGGGATCGATTGTGACAAGGCCAACATGGGCCTTGATAAGAACGGAAAAATAAACTTGCACCCGTGTGCTTGCGCGACCCGTTGATGAGCGCCCTCATCAACCATTGCCCAATCCAGCCGAGCCGCCAAGCCGCGGAATTTCGCCATCCTTGATGACACCGGACCAAACCATTGGTCACTGCCCATGCCCGAGATGAACACATCGCCGCCGATCCGATGGTCATATTTCTTGAAAGCGGCATAAACGATCGCCAAGTCCAGATCCAACACCGGTTCATCGGTGATACCAGCAAGCTCTTCGAAAGCAGACAGGAATTCCACAATCTTGACCTGGAGGATGTGGTGCCCAAGTCCCAGTTTATTCGCAGACTGGCTTGCCGCCGCTACTGTTAAAGGATTGAAATCATCAAATCGGACAGTCACGGCGGCCACTTGAGCCCCACAGCGCTGTGCCAAAGAGGCAAGCAACATTGAATCAAATCCACCGGTGAACATAACCGCTCGAAGCTCCCCTGCTATATTTCCCATGACATCTTCAAGTATTTGCTGAA
This window encodes:
- a CDS encoding asparagine synthase-related protein yields the protein MTGTYVYTGIGHEIDQEAAWDYLRDGYLLAPRTVLKGRKKLPPPSLSGVPVDLKNISLAVQQILEDVMGNIAGELRAVMFTGGFDSMLLASLAQRCGAQVAAVTVRFDDFNPLTVAAASQSANKLGLGHHILQVKIVEFLSAFEELAGITDEPVLDLDLAIVYAAFKKYDHRIGGDVFISGMGSDQWFGPVSSRMAKFRGLAARLDWAMVDEGAHQRVAQAHGCKFIFPFLSRPMLALSQSIPAAMKEDKKLLRTLGVAKAIPDRGARSEVQVPTSIRHILIKMYGERAWPNPVSVDNGRGTDDQTLRQIVLGLWLEKMKER
- a CDS encoding phosphotransferase, coding for MEQIKYNDTGANPALRKFNPSRTDIERICRFFSIGELKYFEKEKDVAFSHENPFIYVQTTHGVYALKCYPAGTAKAITVENAVSRFLIHHDFPTPVMYIGHDGHPFLTSMGRLVTCFSYIKGVPAWQRINHRSTISQINATMLSLKNILSLAGGRIPLVKEKNLATTILALIQNFKALGPYPKGMIGASLLEAYRTYHNHQPLFIRQWIHNDANFSNFLFYKETLYTLDLFHVREDYALSDLACMVFSCLFLDNPAATVKSMVNDYFAKHKISLNHFLVLDTLIKIKMIKHCLWNIQLGQPVGLATESITALLKKTNNISRSLSRDIK
- a CDS encoding class I SAM-dependent methyltransferase, giving the protein MDNVKAYFDRAAAGYEERSAGWHWRWLRDREFQAVRRMAGEGPLGDVLELGAGTGYYSRRLSEQGCRSLTCVDVSARMLDRCAIPACRRIVGDIQDFRLEERFDLIVCAGALEFVDSPEKVLNNAAAMLKREGAFVAVLPCRSWPGRAYQYYHRRHQIDVRLFSFDGMAAETRRAGMTLKARQIVPPFSWVMKAVPGPGSENKGPS
- a CDS encoding class I SAM-dependent methyltransferase yields the protein MGRGPADIRDFWDCKILAWEAGRYSPRRKGLFPDVNRPLKERMETAGRVLRTAAKDKVVLELGCGTARLLPAVMEAGAREYIGIDVSEAALREARGNCDRLGFSSRARFLRRDLRDLGPLSADLCFSLGFLDWLTVDEIKGVISGIDCGCFFHSFSERRFSLRQVLHRVYVYALYGYRSNGYVPRYHPEKTMEEVFRPRTKHRLSFYRARELSFCAFVCDFPEPGILRDG
- a CDS encoding phosphotransferase, whose product is MRISNSPPDLYSGIDHLSFDTRPFSPAPDDIEQICRFFSLGKLRHYAVEKGITVSHSNFFVFAATTRGQYALKFYPVDAAKSIAIEHAVNRFLIGHHFPTPAMHAGQKGQPFLASHNRLAACYSYIEGVPSWERIKEPKTIHQINSAMFSLKNILSAAPGRLPFLKNISLAARIRALAQASRAMAPYGHKRLIDASLKDACQSYQRHQPLFTRQRLHNNAGLTNFLISNGTVYTLDLSHIREDYTPSDLASLVVSCLFFQIPQNTIKMIVKGYFEQYKIGPDYAPTLNTLIQIELIREYLKNVRRKKSADFSTCPVDFARTYKLHLATRKKIIAAVLRRMKNTPGLIK
- a CDS encoding phosphotransferase; the encoded protein is MRINRGYTDFLAGIKKISFDKNEFRPFQDDIQRACHFFSIGKLRYYKKEGGGDFIHTNPLIFVVTSQGKHTLKFYPLDAAKQIVIESAVNRYLINQRFPTPAMHMGHDGQPFWASNGRLAACYSYVDGFPVWERIGQRNVVRKINTALLSLKNFLSRAEHIPFKKEENLTTLIKKLANSSCALAPYDQKEMIDAFLLCAGQTYQYHGLLFTRQRLHNDANLTNFLVHKKTIYALDLSHVREDYALADLASLVLSCIYFGAPLTMVKIAAKDYFTQHKIAHKFSPVLNTLVRIGLIDNYIGKIEREKSMDLPAYPPDLRRTHISQLLARKKIIIAVLKKMRDNPRFLV
- a CDS encoding ATP-binding cassette domain-containing protein — its product is MALISLQDISIAFGGPLIFDKLSLQLEPGERVALLGRNGAGKTTLMRVIAGHFGADEGQIVRQQGLEVTHLPQEIPADVQGNLFDIVASGLGKRGEVLKEYHHISHRLHTEHTPELMRRLDRVQAELDRTESWDINNQVESVLSHMKLDPEADFEKLSGGQKRRALLARALVIEPDILLLDEPTNHLDIDSINWLEEFLKKYSGTLLFVTHDRMFMRHLATRIVELDRGRIFSWDCDYDTFLQRKQMALENEDVQRAEFEKKLAQEEVWIRQGVKARRVRNEGRVKALERMREVKKAQRQAVGKVNMQAQEAERSGHSVIKAANLGYWYDDKCLFKNFSTNVMRGDKIGLIGPNGSGKTTLLRLLLGKMEPLQGKVRLGTNLEIAYYDQLREQLDEEKTVAENICGNSDTLMINGKPRHIIGYMQDFLFSPDRVRTPVKVLSGGERNRLLLARLFTKPSNVLVMDEPTNDLDVETLELLEELLSEYPGTILLVSHDRAFLNNVVTSTIVLEGDGEVNEYPGGYDDWLSQRKPKAKEANPRPDINKEEEAPRPAKPRPRKLSYKEEQELAALPAQIEKLEAEQDELYQQMTDPAFFKKPPAEITQAKARLEQIEDELLKTFTRWEFLEDSRQAGG